From Acidipropionibacterium acidipropionici, one genomic window encodes:
- a CDS encoding peptide ABC transporter substrate-binding protein gives MRRITPLVALSLSGVLLLSACGQDVAADNPSSGSSGNSSTKSEPAKDGGDITVRGCTPQNPLIPANTNETCGGNVLDAVTAKLVHYNSDTAAPEMDIAKSIETSDNQNFTVKLNPDYKFSDGTVVKASNFVDAWNWDAYGPNAQQNSYFFEPIAGYTDLQCADEACKTKPKTDKMSGLKVVDDTTFTIKTSEKVSNLKVRLGYTAFAPLPDAFLKDPTNAKWKKMPIGAGPFTINSNTATAITFEKNKNYSGKNKAHVDKVTYKIYNDAAPAFNDTVANNLDVTDLIPTDQLTNDQWKQSLPNRWGIRQSGITQTITPGTKDAQLKNVDLRKALAMDIDRATITKQIFAGSRAPSDGWVSPVVDGYKKDQCGEWCKYDKTKAKALYDKAGGYKGTLTIAVNGDGDHKGWSQAVCNGWKKDLGLNCQLKVTPDFKTLRDQVTKRELSGFFRTGWQMDYPSIENFLTPLYATGASSNDGDYSNKQFDAKLKAAAAATSDEEANKLYQEAEKVLATDMPVIPLWTSSTPFGWSDKVTNVKLTPFGTIDLSAISVK, from the coding sequence ATGCGTCGAATCACGCCACTCGTGGCGCTGTCCCTGTCGGGGGTGTTGCTGCTGTCGGCCTGTGGTCAGGACGTCGCGGCAGACAACCCCTCCAGCGGCAGCTCCGGCAACTCCAGCACGAAGTCCGAGCCCGCCAAGGATGGCGGGGACATCACCGTGCGCGGTTGCACCCCGCAGAACCCTCTCATCCCGGCCAACACCAATGAGACCTGCGGCGGCAACGTCCTCGACGCCGTCACCGCCAAGCTGGTGCACTACAACTCCGACACCGCGGCCCCCGAGATGGACATCGCCAAGTCCATCGAGACCTCCGACAACCAGAACTTCACCGTCAAGCTCAACCCTGACTACAAGTTCTCCGACGGCACCGTCGTCAAGGCCAGCAACTTCGTCGACGCCTGGAACTGGGACGCCTACGGCCCCAACGCCCAGCAGAACTCCTACTTCTTCGAGCCCATCGCCGGTTACACCGACCTGCAGTGCGCCGATGAGGCCTGCAAGACCAAGCCCAAGACCGACAAGATGAGCGGCCTCAAGGTGGTCGACGACACCACCTTCACCATCAAGACATCGGAGAAGGTCTCGAACCTCAAGGTGCGCCTGGGCTACACGGCCTTCGCACCGCTGCCGGACGCCTTCCTCAAGGATCCGACGAATGCCAAGTGGAAGAAGATGCCGATCGGAGCCGGCCCCTTCACCATCAACTCGAACACCGCCACCGCGATCACCTTCGAGAAGAACAAGAACTACTCGGGCAAGAACAAGGCCCACGTCGACAAGGTCACCTACAAGATCTACAACGACGCCGCGCCGGCCTTCAACGACACCGTCGCCAACAACCTGGACGTCACCGACCTGATCCCCACCGATCAGCTCACCAACGACCAGTGGAAGCAGTCGCTGCCCAACCGCTGGGGAATCCGCCAGTCCGGTATCACCCAGACGATCACACCCGGCACCAAGGACGCACAGCTCAAGAACGTCGACCTGCGCAAGGCCCTCGCCATGGACATCGACCGGGCCACGATCACCAAGCAGATCTTCGCCGGTTCCCGCGCCCCCTCCGACGGCTGGGTCTCCCCCGTCGTCGACGGCTACAAGAAGGACCAGTGCGGCGAGTGGTGCAAGTACGACAAGACCAAGGCCAAGGCCCTCTACGACAAGGCCGGCGGCTACAAGGGCACCCTCACCATCGCGGTGAACGGTGACGGCGACCACAAGGGCTGGTCGCAGGCCGTGTGCAACGGCTGGAAGAAGGACCTCGGCCTCAACTGCCAGCTCAAGGTGACCCCGGACTTCAAGACCCTACGCGATCAGGTGACCAAGCGCGAGCTGTCCGGCTTCTTCCGCACCGGCTGGCAGATGGACTACCCGTCCATCGAGAACTTCCTCACCCCGCTCTACGCCACCGGCGCCTCCTCCAATGACGGCGACTACTCGAACAAGCAGTTCGACGCCAAGCTGAAGGCGGCCGCCGCGGCCACCTCCGACGAGGAGGCCAACAAGCTGTACCAGGAGGCCGAGAAGGTCCTCGCCACCGACATGCCCGTCATCCCGCTGTGGACCTCCTCCACCCCGTTCGGATGGTCCGACAAGGTGACGAACGTCAAGCTCACCCCATTCGGCACGATCGACCTGAGCGCGATCAGCGTCAAGTGA
- a CDS encoding ABC transporter permease has translation MLKYIIRRLLQMIPVVLGATFILFCLVFALPGDPTAGRCGERPCPPAYVAAFRAEYHLDDPLLVQYALYLGKLLRGDLGTNFYDNTVVSELAARYPTTVKLAVIALLVEIIVGIIAGVIAGVTHGRFLDYLILVSSLVIISIPTFVIGSLAQLTFGLKLHWFPVTSGDGSWGQLLLPGFVLGSLSVAYVARLTRSNLIENQRADYVRTAKAKGLSGFRTVTVHTLRNSLIPVITYIGYDFGSLMGGAIVTERIFNINGIGNFIFRSINQRDGVSVVGAVTCLVLVYLLANLLVDLLYGVLDPRISHD, from the coding sequence TTGCTGAAATACATCATCAGACGCCTGTTGCAGATGATCCCGGTCGTCCTCGGTGCGACCTTCATCCTCTTCTGCCTCGTCTTCGCCCTGCCGGGCGACCCCACCGCCGGCCGCTGCGGTGAGCGGCCCTGCCCCCCGGCCTACGTCGCGGCCTTCCGCGCCGAGTACCACCTCGACGATCCGCTTCTCGTGCAGTACGCCCTCTACCTGGGCAAGCTGCTGCGCGGCGATCTGGGCACCAACTTCTACGACAACACCGTCGTCAGCGAACTCGCGGCGCGCTACCCGACCACCGTCAAGCTGGCCGTCATCGCCCTGCTCGTCGAGATCATCGTCGGCATCATCGCCGGAGTCATCGCCGGCGTCACCCACGGCCGTTTCCTCGACTACCTCATCCTCGTCTCCTCGCTGGTGATCATCTCTATCCCGACCTTCGTCATCGGCTCCCTGGCGCAGCTGACCTTCGGCCTCAAGCTGCACTGGTTCCCGGTCACATCCGGAGACGGCTCGTGGGGGCAGTTACTCTTACCAGGGTTCGTGCTCGGGTCCCTGTCGGTGGCCTATGTGGCCCGGCTCACCCGCTCGAACCTCATCGAGAACCAGCGCGCCGACTACGTCCGCACCGCCAAGGCCAAGGGCCTGTCCGGGTTCCGGACGGTGACCGTGCACACGCTGCGCAACTCCCTCATCCCGGTGATCACCTACATCGGCTACGACTTCGGATCCCTGATGGGCGGGGCGATCGTCACCGAGCGCATCTTCAACATCAACGGCATCGGCAACTTCATCTTCCGATCCATCAACCAGCGCGACGGCGTCTCGGTGGTCGGTGCGGTGACCTGCCTGGTGCTGGTGTATCTGCTCGCCAACCTCCTCGTCGACCTGCTGTACGGGGTGCTCGACCCGAGGATCAGCCATGACTGA
- a CDS encoding LURP-one-related/scramblase family protein, which produces MSLVDQNVLVLQQVRSFLTNDFDILDADGSPVATIHTEGSALSRMFRGNRELTVLEDGRPVLRITDEVNILSRDTYTVADGSGATLATLTKLFTFATRKIQADLADGTSLLCTGSLFGRSFTISRGDAVAARIERRMPGVADALMGRDRYALSMDPSLPPSYRGAIIGTVIAIDLIRAKEDAASSGS; this is translated from the coding sequence ATGTCTCTCGTCGACCAGAACGTCCTCGTCCTCCAGCAGGTGAGGTCCTTCCTCACCAACGACTTCGACATCCTCGACGCCGACGGGTCCCCGGTGGCCACGATCCACACCGAGGGATCCGCCCTGTCGCGGATGTTCCGTGGCAACCGCGAACTGACGGTCCTGGAGGACGGCCGACCAGTACTGCGCATCACCGATGAGGTGAACATCCTCTCCCGGGACACCTACACCGTGGCCGACGGTTCCGGGGCGACCCTCGCGACCCTCACCAAGCTGTTCACCTTCGCCACCAGGAAGATCCAGGCCGACCTGGCCGACGGCACCTCCCTGCTGTGCACCGGCTCCCTGTTCGGCCGGAGCTTCACCATCAGCCGCGGCGATGCGGTCGCCGCCAGGATCGAACGACGCATGCCGGGTGTCGCCGACGCGCTCATGGGCCGTGACCGATACGCACTCTCGATGGATCCGAGCCTCCCGCCGTCATACCGCGGGGCGATCATCGGCACCGTCATCGCCATCGATCTCATCCGCGCCAAGGAGGACGCGGCCTCCAGCGGATCCTGA
- a CDS encoding LURP-one-related/scramblase family protein translates to MSLFEQNVLVLDQVRNLTGGDCTILNVDGSPAATIRLEDSAVSRLFRGSRDMTITENGRPVLQITDGRVVTDAAGTELAVLTSHNGLFTTKITVQMGDGAIFECEGPLAGQDFTVTMGERVAARIAGQMQGVPYNLMGRGRYVLSLDPALPPAYRGAMIGAAVAIDILHDKQLSHRSHTA, encoded by the coding sequence ATGTCACTGTTCGAACAGAATGTCCTCGTCCTCGACCAGGTCAGAAATCTCACCGGCGGAGACTGCACCATCCTCAACGTCGACGGGTCCCCCGCCGCGACGATCCGCCTTGAGGACTCCGCCGTCTCCCGGCTCTTCCGCGGCAGCCGGGACATGACGATCACCGAGAACGGCCGGCCGGTCCTGCAGATCACCGACGGCCGCGTCGTCACCGACGCGGCCGGCACCGAGCTGGCCGTCCTCACCTCCCACAACGGACTGTTCACCACGAAGATCACCGTCCAGATGGGCGACGGCGCGATCTTCGAGTGCGAAGGGCCCCTCGCCGGGCAGGACTTCACCGTCACGATGGGCGAACGGGTCGCGGCGCGGATCGCAGGCCAGATGCAGGGCGTCCCCTACAACCTGATGGGTCGCGGACGCTACGTGCTCAGCCTGGATCCGGCCCTCCCCCCGGCCTACCGGGGTGCGATGATCGGCGCCGCCGTGGCCATCGACATCCTCCACGACAAGCAGCTCTCCCACCGCAGCCACACCGCCTGA